From Lasioglossum baleicum chromosome 2, iyLasBale1, whole genome shotgun sequence, a single genomic window includes:
- the LOC143221679 gene encoding uncharacterized protein LOC143221679 isoform X1, translating into MTEGTANKWSIEEREKILSSGTLDQRKAAFKDDEELMKETLKFVNEVIDTATTEASKRKQHPEGSGVHEGTRLKGTDSIAGWYHRGRGFCNRILNALCPCFNSAALHRSCQKNSCPNMIIKQTTYYVNLPYISCRRRR; encoded by the exons ATGACCGAGGGGACGGCGAACAAATGGAGCATCGAGGAACGGGAGAAAATCTTGTCCAGCGGAACCTTGGACCAGAGGAAAGCTGCTTTTAAAGATGACGAGGAACTTATGAAAGAAACGTTGAAATTTGTCAATGAAGTTATAGATACAGCGACTACAGAAGCCTCGAAAAGGAAACAGCATCCGGAG GGAAGCGGTGTCCACGAAG GAACTAGACTGAAAGGTACCGACAGTATCGCTGGCTGGTACCATCGTGGACGTGGGTTCTGCAATCGAATTCTGAACGCGCTCTGCCCATGCTTCAATAGTGCTG CTTTGCATCGTTCTTGTCAAAAAAACTCATGCCCCAACATGATCATAAAACAAACAACATACTACGTCAATCTCCCGTACATATCATGCAGACGTAGACGATAG
- the LOC143221679 gene encoding uncharacterized protein LOC143221679 isoform X2, with amino-acid sequence MTEGTANKWSIEEREKILSSGTLDQRKAAFKDDEELMKETLKFVNEVIDTATTEASKRKQHPEGSGVHEGTRLKGTDSIAGWYHRGRGFCNRILNALCPCFNSAVKEKE; translated from the exons ATGACCGAGGGGACGGCGAACAAATGGAGCATCGAGGAACGGGAGAAAATCTTGTCCAGCGGAACCTTGGACCAGAGGAAAGCTGCTTTTAAAGATGACGAGGAACTTATGAAAGAAACGTTGAAATTTGTCAATGAAGTTATAGATACAGCGACTACAGAAGCCTCGAAAAGGAAACAGCATCCGGAG GGAAGCGGTGTCCACGAAG GAACTAGACTGAAAGGTACCGACAGTATCGCTGGCTGGTACCATCGTGGACGTGGGTTCTGCAATCGAATTCTGAACGCGCTCTGCCCATGCTTCAATAGTGCTG TCAAAGAAAAGGAGTAA